Proteins from a genomic interval of Zingiber officinale cultivar Zhangliang chromosome 2A, Zo_v1.1, whole genome shotgun sequence:
- the LOC122042560 gene encoding methylcrotonoyl-CoA carboxylase subunit alpha, mitochondrial-like isoform X2, which yields MTIMATLVRRRPPIGTLIWNSHPGFSLRRFFSSPAAAAGEPERGIEKILVANRGEIACRIMRTAKRLGIRTVAVYSDADSSSLHVKSADEAVRIGPPPARASYLNASAIVEAARRTGAQAVHPGYGFLSESADFAQLCETEGLIFIGPPASAIRDMGDKSASKRIMGAAGVPLVPGYHGDNQDANLLKLEAEKIGYPILIKPTHGGGGKGMRIVQRPDEFIEAFLGAQREAAASFGINTILLEKYITHPRHVEVQVFGDKHGNVIHLNERDCSVQRRHQKIIEEAPAPNVTHEFRSHLGKAAVSSAKAVGYYSAGTVEFIMDTISGEFYFMEMNTRLQVEHPVTELIVGQDLVEWQIHVANGGHLPLNQEQVPLNGHSFEARIYAENVPKGFLPATGTLHHYRPVPVSSTVRVETGVEEGDTVSMHYDPMIAKLVVWGENRSAALGKLKNCLHNFQVAGLPTNIAFLNTLSDHWAFKKGLVETHYIEHFKNDLFPYELPKEMYDVAMQNATVVAACICEVEKITSRETIPSDNPLLSLWYSHTPFRMHHNAKRLIELEWDKELIGSFEEILKLVITYQPDGSYLVEDSWKIHHSSCSLERKNYRVETLLPLLKI from the exons atgaCGATAATGGCGACGCTCGTTCGTCGCAGACCCCCGATCGGGACTCTGATTTGGAATAGCCACCCTGGTTTCTCACTTCGTAGATTCTTTTCTTCACCGGCGGCGGCAGCGGGAGAGCCGGAGCGGGGCATCGAGAAGATCCTTGTGGCGAACCGGGGAGAGATCGCCTGCCGGATCATGCGCACTGCTAAGAGGTTGGGAATCCGGACGGTCGCAGTCTACAGCGACGCCGACAGTTCCTCCCTCCATGTTAAGTCCGCCGACGAGGCCGTCCGAATAGGGCCGCCCCCCGCCCGAGCTAGCTACCTCAATGCGTCCGCGATCGTCGAGGCCGCTCGTCGTACGGGAGCTCAG GCTGTCCACCCAGGTTATGGTTTCCTCTCAGAAAGTGCTGATTTCGCACAGCTTTGCGAGACTGAAGGGCTCATATTTATTGGTCCTCCAGCATCCGCCATAAGAGACATGGGCGATAAAAG TGCATCAAAGAGAATCATGGGTGCAGCAGGTGTACCTTTAGTGCCTGGTTATCATGGTGACAACCAAGATGCcaatctcttaaaattagaagctGAAAAGATTGGGTATCCTATTTTGATAAAACCCACACATGGAGGTGGGGGAAAG GGTATGAGAATTGTTCAAAGGCCTGATGAATTTATCGAAGCTTTTCTGGGAGCACaacgtgaagctgctgcttcctTTGGGATAAACACTATCTTACTAGAGAAATATATAACTCACCCCCGCCATGTTGAAGTCCAG GTATTTGGAGATAAGCATGGAAATGTAATACATCTAAATGAGAGAGATTGCAGTGTGCAAAGAAGACATCAGAAGATTATTGAAGAAGCTCCAGCA CCAAATGTCACACATGAGTTTCGTTCCCATTTAGGTAAAGCTGCAGTTTCTTCTGCCAAG GCAGTTGGTTATTACAGTGCTGGAACAGTAGAATTTATAATGGACACCATCTCAGGGGAGTTCTACTTCATGGAGATGAATACTCGTCTTCAG GTTGAGCATCCTGTCACTGAGTTGATCGTTGGTCAAGATCTTGTGGAGTGGCAGATTCATGTTGCAAATGGGGGACATTTACCATTGAATCAAGAACAAGTGCCGCTGAATG GCCATTCTTTTGAAGCTCGAATATATGCCGAAAATGTTCCAAAAGGATTTCTGCCTGCAACTGGAACACTACATCACTATCGGCCAGTTCCAGTTTCATCTACTG TGCGTGTTGAAACTGGAGTGGAGGAAGGGGATACTGTTAGCATGCACTATGATCCTATGATTGCTAAACTTGTAGTATGGGGAGAAAACCGATCTGCTGCCTTAGGCAAGCTGAAGAATTGCTTGCACAATTTCCAG GTTGCTGGGTTGCCTACCAACATCGcattcctcaacacactttcagATCATTGGGCCTTTAAGAAGGGTCTAGTTGAAACACACTATATTGAACATTTTAAAAATGACCTTTTTCCCTATGAATTACCAAAGGAAATGTATGATGTTGCTATGCAAAACGCAACAGTTGTTGCTGCCTGCATATGTGAAGTGGAGAAAATCACATCTAGAGAGACTATTCCAA GTGACAATCCGTTACTTTCACTGTGGTATAGTCACACACCTTTCAGAATGCATCATAATGCAAAACGCCTGATAGAACTAGAGTGGGATAAAGAACTAATTGGCAGCTTTGAGGAGATTCTGAAGCTTGTGATTACCTACCAACCTGATGGGAGCTACTTGGTTGAG GATTCATGGAAAATTCATCATAGTTCATGTTCATTGGAAAGAAAAAACTACCGTGTGGAAACCCTCCTACCTTTATTAAAGATTTAA
- the LOC122042560 gene encoding methylcrotonoyl-CoA carboxylase subunit alpha, mitochondrial-like isoform X1: MTIMATLVRRRPPIGTLIWNSHPGFSLRRFFSSPAAAAGEPERGIEKILVANRGEIACRIMRTAKRLGIRTVAVYSDADSSSLHVKSADEAVRIGPPPARASYLNASAIVEAARRTGAQAVHPGYGFLSESADFAQLCETEGLIFIGPPASAIRDMGDKSASKRIMGAAGVPLVPGYHGDNQDANLLKLEAEKIGYPILIKPTHGGGGKGMRIVQRPDEFIEAFLGAQREAAASFGINTILLEKYITHPRHVEVQVFGDKHGNVIHLNERDCSVQRRHQKIIEEAPAPNVTHEFRSHLGKAAVSSAKAVGYYSAGTVEFIMDTISGEFYFMEMNTRLQVEHPVTELIVGQDLVEWQIHVANGGHLPLNQEQVPLNGHSFEARIYAENVPKGFLPATGTLHHYRPVPVSSTVRVETGVEEGDTVSMHYDPMIAKLVVWGENRSAALGKLKNCLHNFQVAGLPTNIAFLNTLSDHWAFKKGLVETHYIEHFKNDLFPYELPKEMYDVAMQNATVVAACICEVEKITSRETIPSDNPLLSLWYSHTPFRMHHNAKRLIELEWDKELIGSFEEILKLVITYQPDGSYLVETEGGGPPGLEVKVMHVGNRDYRVDVNGLQTDVTLAIYSKERNKHFEVWQGKHHHHFRQSAKLHQSSDNELEHKTNLQTSHPKGSVLAPMAGLVVKVLLQNGAFVEEGQPILVLEAMKMEHVVKSPRAGYLNDLQVSAGQQVFDTTVLFNIKDKQD; the protein is encoded by the exons atgaCGATAATGGCGACGCTCGTTCGTCGCAGACCCCCGATCGGGACTCTGATTTGGAATAGCCACCCTGGTTTCTCACTTCGTAGATTCTTTTCTTCACCGGCGGCGGCAGCGGGAGAGCCGGAGCGGGGCATCGAGAAGATCCTTGTGGCGAACCGGGGAGAGATCGCCTGCCGGATCATGCGCACTGCTAAGAGGTTGGGAATCCGGACGGTCGCAGTCTACAGCGACGCCGACAGTTCCTCCCTCCATGTTAAGTCCGCCGACGAGGCCGTCCGAATAGGGCCGCCCCCCGCCCGAGCTAGCTACCTCAATGCGTCCGCGATCGTCGAGGCCGCTCGTCGTACGGGAGCTCAG GCTGTCCACCCAGGTTATGGTTTCCTCTCAGAAAGTGCTGATTTCGCACAGCTTTGCGAGACTGAAGGGCTCATATTTATTGGTCCTCCAGCATCCGCCATAAGAGACATGGGCGATAAAAG TGCATCAAAGAGAATCATGGGTGCAGCAGGTGTACCTTTAGTGCCTGGTTATCATGGTGACAACCAAGATGCcaatctcttaaaattagaagctGAAAAGATTGGGTATCCTATTTTGATAAAACCCACACATGGAGGTGGGGGAAAG GGTATGAGAATTGTTCAAAGGCCTGATGAATTTATCGAAGCTTTTCTGGGAGCACaacgtgaagctgctgcttcctTTGGGATAAACACTATCTTACTAGAGAAATATATAACTCACCCCCGCCATGTTGAAGTCCAG GTATTTGGAGATAAGCATGGAAATGTAATACATCTAAATGAGAGAGATTGCAGTGTGCAAAGAAGACATCAGAAGATTATTGAAGAAGCTCCAGCA CCAAATGTCACACATGAGTTTCGTTCCCATTTAGGTAAAGCTGCAGTTTCTTCTGCCAAG GCAGTTGGTTATTACAGTGCTGGAACAGTAGAATTTATAATGGACACCATCTCAGGGGAGTTCTACTTCATGGAGATGAATACTCGTCTTCAG GTTGAGCATCCTGTCACTGAGTTGATCGTTGGTCAAGATCTTGTGGAGTGGCAGATTCATGTTGCAAATGGGGGACATTTACCATTGAATCAAGAACAAGTGCCGCTGAATG GCCATTCTTTTGAAGCTCGAATATATGCCGAAAATGTTCCAAAAGGATTTCTGCCTGCAACTGGAACACTACATCACTATCGGCCAGTTCCAGTTTCATCTACTG TGCGTGTTGAAACTGGAGTGGAGGAAGGGGATACTGTTAGCATGCACTATGATCCTATGATTGCTAAACTTGTAGTATGGGGAGAAAACCGATCTGCTGCCTTAGGCAAGCTGAAGAATTGCTTGCACAATTTCCAG GTTGCTGGGTTGCCTACCAACATCGcattcctcaacacactttcagATCATTGGGCCTTTAAGAAGGGTCTAGTTGAAACACACTATATTGAACATTTTAAAAATGACCTTTTTCCCTATGAATTACCAAAGGAAATGTATGATGTTGCTATGCAAAACGCAACAGTTGTTGCTGCCTGCATATGTGAAGTGGAGAAAATCACATCTAGAGAGACTATTCCAA GTGACAATCCGTTACTTTCACTGTGGTATAGTCACACACCTTTCAGAATGCATCATAATGCAAAACGCCTGATAGAACTAGAGTGGGATAAAGAACTAATTGGCAGCTTTGAGGAGATTCTGAAGCTTGTGATTACCTACCAACCTGATGGGAGCTACTTGGTTGAG ACTGAAGGCGGTGGTCCTCCTGGTTTGGAAGTGAAGGTTATGCATGTAGGAAATAGAGATTACAGAGTAGATGTTAACGGGCTGCAGACCGATGTGACTTTGGCAATATATTCAAAG GAAAGAAACAAGCACTTTGAAGTTTGGCAGGGCAAGCATCATCATCATTTCAGGCAATCTGCTAAGCTTCATCAATCAAGTGATAATGAATTAGAGCACAAAACCAATTTGCAGACCTCTCATCCCAAAGGAAGTGTTTTGGCGCCTATGGCTGGTTTGGTGGTTAAAGTGCTGCTTCAAAATGGTGCCTTCGTCGAGGAAGGCCAACCTATTTTGGTTCTTGAAGCAATGAAAATGGAG CACGTCGTCAAATCTCCCCGTGCTGGCTACTTGAATGATCTTCAAGTTTCTGCCGGCCAACAAGTCTTCGACACCACTGTGTTGTTTAACATAAAG GATAAACAAGATTGA